In one Thermodesulfobium acidiphilum genomic region, the following are encoded:
- a CDS encoding DVU0298 family protein translates to MKIILELLKNRNYEEIVFLCNKERRFWSFLKSRLYDPDMLIRYRAVEAVGLYMKDLWNKDEEKVRVFIRTLLWSLNDESGGIGWSSAPTIAQIISHIPSLKDPYLSMAMNALDEDLLKKPILWAIAKVGKKALEDVKFHKENFLKAFESKDKETIGYAVIASTETEFRDSLAYIVKLKNNPTNFTFPYFVDGFFRKENLDSLLDEAIKKLK, encoded by the coding sequence ATGAAAATAATTTTAGAACTCTTAAAAAATAGAAATTATGAAGAAATCGTCTTTTTGTGTAACAAAGAAAGACGATTTTGGTCTTTTTTAAAGTCAAGATTATACGATCCAGATATGTTAATAAGGTATAGAGCCGTAGAAGCTGTGGGTTTATACATGAAAGATTTATGGAATAAAGATGAAGAGAAGGTAAGGGTGTTTATAAGAACTCTTCTATGGTCACTTAACGATGAATCAGGAGGAATAGGATGGAGCTCTGCTCCTACAATAGCACAGATAATTAGCCACATCCCATCTTTAAAAGATCCATATTTATCAATGGCAATGAACGCCCTTGATGAAGATCTTCTTAAAAAGCCAATCCTTTGGGCAATAGCAAAAGTTGGGAAAAAAGCCCTAGAAGACGTAAAATTCCATAAAGAAAATTTTCTTAAAGCCTTTGAATCTAAAGACAAAGAAACTATAGGATATGCTGTAATAGCTTCAACAGAAACAGAATTTAGAGATTCACTGGCATATATTGTAAAATTAAAAAATAATCCGACTAATTTTACTTTCCCTTACTTTGTAGACGGCTTTTTTAGAAAAGAAAATTTAGATAGTTTACTTGATGAAGCAATTAAAAAACTAAAATGA